AGTGATGCAGAACGACCACTTTCAATTGGTGGTGCTGAATATGTAAATAGTCATTATTTTGATAAGTTTCATTACACAGCGCTTGGACATTTACATCAAGCGCATTTCGTACGTAATGAGACGATTCGATATTCAGGTTCACCACTTGCCTATTCAATTTCTGAAGAGAAACATAAAAAAGGTTATTACATTGTAGAACTGAATGAAACTGGTGAAGTAGCAATTGAAAAAAGGTTACTTTCACCACGTCGTAAAATGCGAACAGTAGAAGCGAAAATAGATGAATTATTACAGCACCCAGTAAGTGAAGATTACGTATTTGTAAAATTATTAGACGAAAACCCTGTCTTACAGCCAATGGAGAAAATACGATCTGTATATCCAAATGCAATGCACGTTGAAAGAGCGATGCAAAGGCGAGAACTCACAGATACAAATGAAGTAACGGTTTCAAGACATAAAACGGATGATTTATCTCTTTTAAAGGCTTTCTATAAAGAAATGAAAGGGTTAGATTTATCAGAAGAGAAAGAACGCCTATTTATAGATGTATTACAAACAGTGCAAGAACGGGAAGGTGAACGAGGATGAGACCGATTCAGCTTATTATGACAGCATTCGGGCCATATAAACAGAAAGAAGTAATCGATTTTGAAGATCTTGGAGAACATCGTATTTTCGCTATTTCTGGGAATACGGGAGCTGGAAAAACAACGATTTTTGATGCGATTTGTTATGTGTTATATGGTGAGGCTAGTGGAGAAGAACGTAGTGATACGAGCATGCTTCGAAGTCAATTTGCTGATGATAATGTTTATACAAGTGTTGAATTAACCTTTCAGTTAAAAGGGAAACGCTATGAAATAAAACGGCAACTTGGACATAAAAAACAAGGGAATAAGACCATTACAGGACATGCAGTAGAATTATATGAAGTTATTGATGGAGAAAACGTTCCAGCCGTCGATCGTTTTCATGTAACAGACGTAAACAAAAAAGTGGAAGATTTAATTGGGTT
This DNA window, taken from Bacillus cereus ATCC 14579, encodes the following:
- a CDS encoding exonuclease SbcCD subunit D, with the protein product MKLFHTADWHLGKLVHGVYMTEDQKIVLDQFVQAVEEEKPDAVIIAGDLYDRAIPPTEAVDLLNDVLQKIVIDLQTPVIAVAGNHDSPDRIHFGSSLMKKQGLHIVGQFQFPYEPVVLNDEYGEVHFHLIPYADPSIVRHVLKNEDVRSHDDAMRIFMNELSETMDKEARHVFVGHAFVTSSGEAEENTSDAERPLSIGGAEYVNSHYFDKFHYTALGHLHQAHFVRNETIRYSGSPLAYSISEEKHKKGYYIVELNETGEVAIEKRLLSPRRKMRTVEAKIDELLQHPVSEDYVFVKLLDENPVLQPMEKIRSVYPNAMHVERAMQRRELTDTNEVTVSRHKTDDLSLLKAFYKEMKGLDLSEEKERLFIDVLQTVQEREGERG